CAACTCTGTCATTGCAGCCTGGAGTCACTCAAACCAAATCAGGCAGCACCCACTACACAGCCTCATTGTTCCCTGCCAGTGCCCTATTTCAAGCCTGTCGCTCCTCACCCTGGCCTTCAGTCTTCCTTACTCTCTACTCACAAATACTTTGACCAAACCTTCGTAGTAAATTAGTACTTTGTACAGCATCATCGGAATGGCTTCAGCTGATACCGAGTACTCTCAAACTCTGCAGCACATCACTGACGCCAAACTCGAGGAGCTGTCCAACAAAAGGCAGATCTTCCAGAAACGCAAAGCTGCTGCCTTGGAAGAGGCCGACTCCTTGGACTCTCGCATCCAAAAGGTCCGTGTTCTGTCGAACGGCGTCAAGACCTGTTTTGATGTTCGTGTCGACGACGATGGGCGCATCTCCGACCAAACACACAGCAACCGTCAACTCGTCACCGAGCTTTCCAACCTCGATCGCTTCCTGAAGCAAGCCGAGTATGATCCTTCGATTTCAGTAGATACGCTGGAACGATGGCATCGCTCTTTGCTGTCGCTGCTTGACGTTCAGACGCTGAAATATGAGTATGCTACACTGTTTGCTCGGCTCACCATGGAGTGGCTGTCTGTGAAAAAGAATCCAAAGACCCGAGAAGGCGAGAATAAGAATGACGATTTTGAAGAGCTGGCCAGCGCCCGCAAGATGGAATCGAAGAGAAACTGGGAGGAAAATGTCTTCACGCCCGCGGACATTGACACCGATACTATCACGGCCTTCCTCGGTGACTTGTTCCACGGCCCATCTGGACCTGTTGACGATGAATCCACTGATACTACCAAGGATGTCCTTAAGGCTCTCGAGAGACTGCGCGAGAAGGTCTCAAAATTCGAGAGTGAACTGACCTCGTCCACCCAGTTCAATCCCACTACACTGAAATGGGTCATAAATGGTCTTCTCAGTTCCGATTTACCCACTGAAAAGCAGCGGGCTGTTCTTAGGGAGTTTCTGAAGGACGACACAGTATTGACCGAGCTGGCCGATGTCCTCAACATGCGACTCGCAGCGTTGCACACTTGGTCCTGGGGCCCCGAAGTGGCCGTCGAACAGCGACGTCAACTTAACGGTGCCTATCACATTTACATGCACGAAGACCTCATCCAAGCGATCTTCCTGCAGTATCTGGGCGTCAAATGGTCGGTCTTTTTCAAGAAGTCGTTAATGAACTTTCGAAAGCTCAAGGGGGTTTGGAAAACCCCGAGGTCTAATGTCCCAGCCGAAGACAAGAAGCGCCGTCGGTTTTTCCTTGACTCCCGCGAAGAGAAGCCCAACTTGCAGATCGTCAAAGAGTCTATCCACCGCAATGCATACTTCGTATCCCAGCTTCTGGATAACGAACAACAGGATAGGGAAgtgggcgagggagaggtGGAAGCTGAGGCGGCGCCCGCGAGAAGAAGCGCCGTGCAACAACAACCCGTACAACAGCCCACAACGGTAAAACAGATCGCACCGCGTGCCCGTCGACTGCAGCGTATCGCGGCGCATATTGACTCAGACGAAGACATGGAATTTGGCCTCATCGATCGCGGTGGAGAAATGTCCGAGCACGAAGACTTGTATGACTCGCACCCTTTTGCGCCGAAAGTCCTGAAGCCCTCAAACCCGACGCAGGCGAAGCAAAACCTGCTACTCCTGCTGAGCGCCGATATCACGATCAACAAACGACTTTATGGTGAGATTACATGCTTCCGCGCTCAGTATGGGTCCCTGTATCCGAGCTTGCCTCACGCAACAATTCTGGCGGTTCTCAAGTTTCTTGGTGTGTCCGAGAAGTGGACTGGCTTTTTCGAGAAGtttcttgctgctcctctgAAGTTTGTTGACGAGCCTGACGTCGAACCCCGGCTCCGCCGTCGTGGTACCCCTGGGTCCCACGTCTTGAGCGAAGTGTTTGGCGAGGTCACCCTGTTTTGTCTCGACTTCTTGATCAACAAGGAGAGCAGCGGTGAGTCCTTGTGGCGAGTAAATGACGATCTCTGGTTCTGGTCGCGGAGCCAGGACACTTCCGTAAAAGCTTGGAAGGGTATCCAAAGATTCAGCGAGACCATGGGTCTCCCCATCGGCGACAAGTCTGGCGGCGCCCACATTACGGCCAAAGATGGGCCCAAGACCACTATCCAGCCAGAATTGCCAAACGGCAGAATCCAATGGGGGATGCTGTATCTAAATCCAGAGTCCGGCCGTTTCGAGATCGATCAAGACATGGTAGATGGCCACATTGACGAGTTGAAACGCCAGCTCGAGGATAAAGAAGCCAGCATTTTCGGCTGGATCCAGGCCTGGAACGCCTTCGCGTCGACCTTCTTTACCTACAACTTCGGCACGCCCGCAAACTGCTTCGGCCAGCAGCACGTCGACATGATGCTCCAAACCCACGAACGCATCCAGCGCGAGATATTCTCATCAGAGCAGGGAACTGGTGATCGCAGCGTCATCACCTACCTCCGCGAGGCCATCCAGTCCCGCTTCGGGAACACTTCGATTCCTGACGggtacttcttcctcccgaTCGACCTGGGCGGCCTAGAACTGTCCAGCCCTTTCATCAACCTCGTCGGCCAGCGGGACTCCATAATTGCAAGCCCAGATACCCTCCTCGATGACTTCTTCAAGGCTGAACACGAGAAGTATATCTCTCTAAAGCGCCGCTACGCCGCTATAGACAAAGACCTCGTCCTCGCGCGGAACAAGGGATTCCGTCctgtcgacattgacgacTTCATGTCCTTTGAGGAGTACACCCGCCACCGCGAACTCGTAAGCTACGGACCGGGGCGTCAACTGGTTCACGTCTACGATGAACTCCTCAGCCACCCCTCGCAGCAGGTGATCCAATACGATTCCACGGGCCCGGTCGCCGTGGGACTCGCGAACGTGAAGAACCAGAAAGGCTTGAGCGGGATCAAGGGCGAGTGGAACGACATGTCGCCGTACTGGAAATGGGTGGCGCAGCTGTATGGACCCGAGATTGTGGAGCGTTTCGGTGGATTTAATGTTGTCGACCACGGCCTGCTGCCTATTGGCCTTATTAGCCAGTTCCGCAGTGGGAGGGTGAGTTGGCGTGAAGAGTAACCTATTGTATGGATTAACGGGTGACATTACGAATTAATACCTTTCTACCTTTTCCAAGATTTCTTTTCTGTGAGGTTTATCATCGATGGTACCGAATATAGTTTCTCACGGGCATTATTTATTGAACTGCAATGGGGGGGAAAGTAGAAGAGCCTCAACGTTTCGTCATCCAGCATTGTGAGGAAGGAGCACCTGCCTATCGCTTCAGGGTTGCGCCTTCTTAAATTTATTCATGGCAGGTAGGAACAGCGACTGTAGACATATACATCTACTATCAAGGAAAGTACAAATACTTACTGGGCAGCCACAGAGGACCCGTTGCGCCTTCCAAATGGGGTTGAGCTCGAATAAGTAGGATCAAGTACAGCTAGTTACCATATACTCCATTATCAGTATTCCTTACCTAGTACAGTTCTTAATTATCACGAGAAGCATCCGTATAAAGTCACATTCAATTTACGACCTAATGACCTCATATAGACTACGAAACAGAatacctcttcttcatcccgtCAATTGCCAAATTTACCAATCCCTTTACATTGCCTGCTGCTGTAATATCAGACAAACTTATCTGTACACCCAGCCGCTTCCTGGCCCACGCCCTGGCTTCGATTGCAATGAGAGAGTCAATAGGGATACCAGCGAGCGCCTTCAGGTCGGGTTTTGCGGGGGCTTTGGAATTTGGCGTCTTGATCATATGTCCTACTTTTACTATCAGGAATTCCTCGGTCGATGGGCGGTTGAGGACTTCTGGCTCAGACTCCACCTGGGCTACAAAGTCAACGATGTCGTCGACGGTGTCAGGGTCCTGTTGCCGTCTCTGGGCTCGATTATTCAGGATCGCGAGCCGGGTGTCGCCGCGTTGCCGGATCCAGGGGGCTGTTGGTGTGAGACCTAGGATTATGTGGTTGAGGTCATATCGACTCGCTAACGAGGACCGTGAGGATGTCGAATGGTATATCAGGGCCTCCACTGCATCTAGcatttccatttcttttATGAATTGGAATTCGAATCGGCCGCTGAATATTTTGGTTAGCACTGGACTGCGACTCACGTAGCCTATATCTGCTATCGGGCCGAGATCAAGGACAGAGGCTGGTTGGCCGAGAGCCAGTCTGTGGCTTTCCAGAGCGTGGATGAATGTATTTGCTGCCGAGTAGTTGCACTGGCCAGTCATTCCGGCAATGCCAGCTATGGATCCAAGCATGACGAAGAAGTCTAGAGCTGTGTTCTGGAATGCCTGGTGCAGGTTCCAAGTACCGCTAACCTTGGCCGTCAGTGGGATAGTCCAGTCTTCGAACGTCATACGCTCGAATGTTATGTCCTGGAAGATGATGATTAACAAGTCTGCTTCTCAATGTGAGGGTTAACGTACCTTCAAGGCTAAGGCGAGCTGGAAGACCCCTTTGACTGGTTTCGGGCTGTGCGATATGGCCTTTTGCACATCCGACATATCGGCCGCTGTAccctggatggagatgacatCGCAACTCTGGCATTTGAGCTCTTCTGCAAATGTTCTATGTTCGTCGGTTGTTCCTGCGCTTGGGGAGAGATATACTAAACACCGAGCCCCTTTTTCCACCATCCAGTTCGACAAGGCGCGTCCTAGGCCACCTAGTCCGCCGCTGAGAAGATACGCATAATCGGGTGAAAATGTAATTTCCGCACGGGTATCCCTCGTAGGTAGTGTGTTAAGATCCTCCGGTATTCGAACCACAATCTTTCCAATATGCTGCCCGGTTTGCATATGGCGGAAGGCAGCCGGCACATCGGATGCGTCAAAGCAGGTCACTGGCGAAATAGGCCCCACGAGCCCCTGATTTACTGGAATGGAGCTGCATTTTATTAGTATGGAAGCCCCAGAAGCCCTGTGTGTGACGTACAAATTTGCAGACTGATCCGTCGCTTCTTCCATATACTCTCCTAGGTCCACGGTAACGaaggatcttcttcccacAAAGTGTTTCATGGGGAGCATCGCATCGGCCAGTACATCCCTCCTGCTGATATCGAACATGGTCCCGCCTGGAGCTACACATTTCCACGACGTCTGGAGTAGTTCGCCACTTAGAGAGCTCAACACTATATCTACTCCACGCCCACCAGTTTCCCGCATTAGGTCGGTATAGAATGAAGAATCGCGCGAGTGGAATATATCAGATCGCGGAATACCGAAGGTGTCCATCAAATACTGCGCCTTGGCATCATTGCCGACGGTGGCATGTATCTATCCTCATGAGAAATGAAACACGGGCAGAATTCCTGGAGTTACCTTGGCGCCTATGCCTCTGCATATCCTGATGGCCGCGATACCAACCCCTCCAGCGGCTGCATGGATCAATACGGACTGCGCCAATGTTAATAAAATACCTCTATTGAGTGAATTCGGTGGCAACATACCTGACCAGGCTGCAGTTTTCCCATTCTCAAAAGACATTGTGCTGCGGTTAGAGAGACGATTGGGGAGGTGGCGCCCTCCTCCAGTGACCACTCTCTGGGTAGAGGTATTACTTTCATGCAAGGCACTAGAATATGCGTCGCAAAACATCCTGGCCCGAGGAATATCGCTCTGTCTCCAGGCTTGACGGTAGATACGCCAGGACCTACAGACTGGACCACCCCACTCCCTTCTAAACCAAGTTGGTCTGGGGTTGCAATAAGCCCAAGGGCTGTGATGATGTCCTTGGCTGTTGTCAACATTGCACTTTTGTAGGGGAGTCTATTTACCTTGAAGTTTAGTCCAATATATGCCACCCTGATGAGAACCTCTCCGGCCTTCGGGTCGGAAAGCGCATCTTCTCTCCAAAACATCGAGTCCAGCAGCCCTGTAGACTCGATCCCTAACCTCCTAGGGGTAGAACCTTGCACTGaactctccagctcctttcCCATATCTGCGACCTCGAACCTTGCAACGTGGATTATTCCGTTGCAGAGTACATATTCCTCGCGCCTCGATTCATCTGACACTTGAATCCGACGAAGGTGGTCGTACACCCGTAACAGATGGGATATCGTATTCTGGTCAAACTCCTCGACATCAAGTATAGACAAACTCGTGCCATCTGTATGAGCTTCGCCATGAAGCGCGCGCAAAAAGCCATGGATCAGGCCATATCGTGGATCGGCACAGGCCATCTGCGACATCCTGGTAACCCATAACACACGTTTGACGGATGGGCTGAGTAGGAATGTCTTTAGCTGCTGGAAACTCTCTGTCGAAATATTGAAGAGGAACGGCCCTGTTGCGTCGAGTAGCGAGATGGTATCTCCCTCGCTCGGACGTGGTTGGTCCAGGGTACATATGTTGACTTGATGGCCATTCGTTGTGAATCGCTTTGCGACATCCAAGATCCATTGGGAATGTTCTCCTGGGACTAGGAGGTTAACTATTGCCGGTTCTACTGGTGGCAGCGGGCTGCTGGAGACTAGGTTGACGAGTAGACTGGTCTGCTCGTGGATTGCAAAGTCGATGCCGTTGAATCCAGCGGCCTTCATCTCCTGCCTCCATCGGTCTACAGAGACATAGGGCTTTTCGACGCGCTGGTCATTTTCGCCTACCCACCAGCCTGGTAGTAGGCCCTGTATGTGAAATTAGCAGCACACTTCTAATACGCCGTTAGGGGAAAGCATACGAATATATACTCGGCTCCTCGGCATTCTGGAATGCAGACTTTGTTAATTCTTGCCATGTTGAACTGCAAATGAATGTGAAAACGTACCTTCAGCAAGTTCCTGCAGGAATAGCCGACCACCCGGAGCAAGGAGCTTCTTGATGTTGAACAGCGATCTATTGAGGCTGGGCGTAGCATGGATGACCTATTCGAGCCCGTTGAGACCCCAAAGTAGTCAAGAGAGACAAGGTGAACATACATTAGAGGCGATAACCAGATTATATTTCCCCAACTCAATACCCTGCGCCGCAAGATCTTCACTGATATTCAGGACTGCGTACTCCATTCCATCATACCTCGAGAACCTCTCCCTTGCCGCCGCCAGAAAGCCCGCCGAGACGTCGCTGAAGGTGTATTTTGAATACAGGCGACTGCCATCGGGGGCGTGCAGATATTCCAAGAACCGAGCTGTTGCGCTGCCCGTCCCAGCTCCTACTTCGAGAATGTTCAATTCCGGATTCGAGTGGCCCAGGGTAGTGAAGAACTCGTTGCACGAGTCGAAAGATAGAAGCACGTCGTAGACGTCCTTTAAGCCGTCGTTCTCCATTAGGAGATGTAGGGCATTAACCGTCCCCTCGAACACGCCCACAATGTTGTCTAACACCCGGTGCATGCAGGCGACTAGAGGGATGAGTTGAGCGTAATCCTCAGTTTTCTCGGTCAACCATGCCATCATTTGTAATGGAGCAGAAGAGTCAAAGGGACAGTCCGGTGCGTATCCAAAGTCGGGGAGTCTCCATGTCCCTTGTTTCTGTATCCTGGATTGACCGATGCTGAGCCACCGTTTGTACTTGAGAAGGTGATCCTCTGAAGGCTCAATGTCTTGTACTCGAGCAGCAGTCTCGGCTATAAAAAGGTCGACCAGCCTGTCGCTGACCTCGGTATCGAGTgtcagtggtggtggtggctttgcCATTGATGCCGCGGGTATAAAATCGATATGAGGCTTCCAGACTGGCCTGGATGCCAGGTCGCCTTCCTTGACTGCCGTGGTATCATCACCTATGATATGGAGCCGTGCGCCTGTAATTGACAGAACAGTTTCCCTTTGGTCTTGGGACGTGGCACCTACGTCTCCAAGGATAAAGTTGCCCTTTCCTATATCAGCCTGGGCTTGCACATAGAGCTCTTCACTTTCCGGACTAACGAAGATATCCTCGAATAGAACAGGAAGGCTCCGGATATTAATACTGCGGGTGAGGCCTCGAAACATGGCCACTGAAAGCAGTTGTAGGCATCTATCGATAGTCGTTGGATGCATGACATACCGACTGGGCGACACTTTTGCCGTCTTGACCGTGCCTGTTGCTACGTGGCGTATTGGGTCTGCAGAGATGTCGTCCAGACCACGGAATTCACGGTTGTAGTCCATTCCAATCTCCCGTAGTCCTTTGTACCAGGTCGCCGAAGTGGCGTGCCGCTTGAGCTGCGTGCCATCTACCAGTGGCATATTGGATGGGACTGAGGACGGAGCAGCTCGTACTTGGCCGACACATACCCGCGTTGTTTCGCCGGCCTGGACAGACGTAATCGAGAACTCATACCAACCCGAGTCCTGGATATCGGAAATCCGAGCTGGTCTCAGATTGGTGATGAGTTCCACCGACTCGTTGCTGTCGATGAAGAGGGCGCTTTTGAGGACGAGATGGTTAATCTGGTATTTCAAGGTCGATGAGTTTGTTATTTGCTGAATTGCTTCCCCGGCCATTGCGATGTATCCAGCACCAGGGAAAAGTGTCTTTCCCAGGACCCTGTGCCCGTATAGCCACGGGGCATCGTCAAGAGATAGCGTGTTCCGCCATGAGGGCTCTAGATCTGTGGACCCTAATACTCGAGAGCCTAGTAATTCATGGTGGGGATACTTGCGCAGCCTCCAGGCCTCGACTGCAGGTGTCTGGCTCCAGTACCTGGTATCATGCTGCCACGGGTATGGGGGTAAATCCACAAGCAGGTTTCCCTCGCCGTTGATTGCACGAAAGCTGACAGAGGCCCCTGCATTGTAGAGGTTTCCGGCAGTGTAGAACACGGATGTTTTTGGGTCTTCTCCTCGTACTAGGGACGGTATGTAGGAGCATGATCCCCCGTGTTGGTGCTCAGAGATAATTTGTCGTAGTGGTCCAGAAAGGGCTGAATGAGGACCGATCTCAACGAATGCTGAATTTGAAGTGTCCTCTTTGGAATCTAGTATCGCATTGGTTGCAGCTAGGAAGAGCACAGGGGACTCTAGGTTCCGTCGCCAATATTTACCGTCTAACTCAGATGGGTCGGTAATACGTGCCCCAGTGACAGACGAGAAGAACGGCATCATGGACGAACCACCTCTTGACTGCAACCCTTCAAGGGAAGCTTCATATTCGTCAGCGGCGTCCTGCATATGGGGAGAGTGGTATGCTTTGTCGACGCGAAGCAGGCGGCACAGCGCATCAGGGTCATCAGATTGAATTCTTTCCATAATACCCTCCAGCACATCTCGGTCTCCTGATAGTGTAACACTCTGCCGGCTATTCTCGCAAGCAATCACTACTCCTTCGGTCAGGTAGGGAGTTACCTCCTCGCGGTCCATGCTGATGGCGGCCATACCCCCTCGCCGTTGCACTTTATGCGAGATTTGGCCGCGATGGTAAGCGACTCTAATCGCATGTTCGGCAGTGAGAGCCCCGGCAGCATACGCGGCTGCTATCTCACCACTGGAGTGGCCGATGACGGACGCTGGCGTAATTCCCCAGTGGGCCAGAAGATCCACGAGGCCGATTTGAATGGCACAACATAATGGCTGTGCAAATTCTGCCGAGTTTAATTGGTGTGAGCTGTTATCATTGCAGAGAAGATCTACTCAAGCTGTTAGTGGATGCCTTAACTCATTTCCAGTGAAAGGATACCAACCTTGCAAAGTCCATGCTGGTGGGTGTTGCACTCTTTGAAGGGCAAAATCAAGCAGTCTGATACTCGACCGGAACCGATCAAAGGACTGTATCAACGATTTTCCCATCCCTGGCCACTGTGCCCCCTGGCCTGTGAAAACAAACGTAATCTCTGGTGTGCATGCAGTGTCGACAGCGCCGATATTGAACGAACCGGTTGCCTCCTCGGTGGCCAGCATAAATGCCCGTTGCGTGAGATGTTCTCGACGCTCTCCCAGTGTAAATGCAAGATCGGCAACATGTTTTGGATTTCCTTCAATGTAAGCCTCTATGTCTTCTATTCGATTACGAAGGGATTTTTCACTGTTGGCTGAGAGTACTAGGAGCCGGGTATTTGTTGAGTTTAGAGCTGGGGAAACAGTACTGTCCAGTCCGAACGAGGAGGCAGAATCTAAAATGACCTTTCCCACGGTTAGCTCTCTTTGGATGATATTCGAGGTGTAATTGGTAGCTAACATGGACATTTGTTCCTCCTACGCCGAAATTGTTCACGCTGATTCTCTCCTTTCGACCTTGTGGCCATGCCATCTCATGCTTCGGCACTATTAAGCCTGCACTCTCGAATGcaacttcatcttcaggTCAGTAACTGTAGGCTACCTAGGGTATTTAAGAGTGACTTACTCTTTGGATTCGGTTCGACCATATGAATGTGTGGTAGTATGGCCTTCCTCTCCAGGGACACCACGGCCTTGATGAGACTCGTAATACCCGACGTACCCTCAGAATGGCCGAAATTGGGCTTCACCTACAATATCATCAGAAGTAAGTATTCTAACGGACAATGGTACCGACCGATCCAACGTGAACGCCACTGGGGAAGACCTTGGCCACCGCAGACATCTCTGTGACATCCCCTACCATCGTCCCAGTCCCATGGCACTCAAAATATGCGGTGTCGTCTATGGCATCAATACCCGCCTTTCTATACGCACTCCGAATAAGTGATTCCTGTGCATCTGCTGAAGGCGTTGAGAGGACCACTGTCCGCCCATCGTTATTTACAGCTGTTGCTCTGATCACAGCGCGGATTCTGTCCCCGTCTCGTACTGCATCCTCTAGCGGTTTTATTAAAACGGCATTCACGGCCTCCGCGCGTCCAAATCCATCTGCGGACGCATCGAATGTCTTGCATTGCCCCGGTGGAGAGAGGACCCCGCTACTTGCCAGGTTCATGTGTAGTGTCGGGGTGAGAATCAGGTTGGCTCCTCCTACAAGCGCGGATGAACACTCGCCGGAGTATAGGGCTTGACAGGCTTCATGCAGGGCTaccatggacgaggagcATGCAGTTTCAATCGTCATCCTATATGTAGTCAGTATCCGCGCGGGTTGCAGTAACTAGTAAAAGGACTTACGTCGGTCCATGCAGATCCAAGTTCCACGCGATATAGCTCGACAAGAAGAAACTCCCTGCTGCAGCGCCAATCATCGGGTTCCGATGTTGACCATCTTTGAGAGTAAGTTCTGCCCAATCCGCGCCCCAAGCACCGATATAACAGCCAATCCTGTCCCCGCGGTATCCGGTTTGTCCTGCATTCTCCAGGCATTCGTAAACCACTTCCAGTAAGAGCCTCGCGCGAGGGTCCGAGCCAGCAGCCTCCACTTCGGATAGACCAAAGAACGAAGCATCCATCATGGCCACGTCGTCGTCAATGAAATATGCCTTCTGGCTCTTCATCGAGTAGGGGATGTCTCCGTCATTGTGGAATTCATTAATGTTGAATCTGGATAGGGGGACATCGCATAGGCCGTCGTTTCGGTCCCGAAGGAATTCGTAcatggatgggatggaatTTACTCCTCCTGGTAGTCTGGCAGCCATTCCCACGATGGCGATAGGAGGGGGGCCTTCGTTCTGCATTTTTGGCGAAGCTGCAATTGTTGACTGTTCGGGTTTCGGGGTATCATTGGAAAGTGTGAGGCCGGCCACGTCAACCCTGATCTCGCCATTTGTATCCATTTGGTCCGGTGGTGAAAGCACAAATAGTGACTCTTTGGCTGGGTTTACTTCCCAGCGTTATCATGAGAGAAAAGGAGCGACGGCAATTTCATGGCCATAAAGTAAATATTGCCCATCTCCCTGGAACCCAAGGGTGTTTTATTTCACAGGGTTGAATATGCCCACGCTTCCCGGCTGACCAGACGTTTGCAGCCCTCATTGGGTATCTACTGTCGTACCGAGTCACATTGTTAGTGGAACTGCAGCTAGCTTCCACGTCTGTGCAATCTCAATTAATGGCCAGAGCTGTCTGTTGCCGAATTTAGAGGGGCCAGATGCGTCCATCAGCGCGGCACTATAACACACATAGAGCCTAAATCTGG
This region of Aspergillus puulaauensis MK2 DNA, chromosome 5, nearly complete sequence genomic DNA includes:
- a CDS encoding type I iterative PKS (COG:Q;~EggNog:ENOG410QD7U;~InterPro:IPR016036,IPR016035,IPR016039,IPR018201, IPR042104,IPR014030,IPR011032,IPR013968,IPR001227, IPR032821,IPR014031,IPR014043,IPR020807,IPR020843, IPR020841,IPR013149,IPR029063,IPR036291,IPR013217;~PFAM:PF16197,PF00109,PF08659,PF13489,PF02801, PF00698,PF13847,PF13649,PF13602,PF14765,PF00107,PF08242, PF08241;~SMCOG1022:Beta-ketoacyl synthase;~antiSMASH:Cluster_5.9;~go_function: GO:0004315 - 3-oxoacyl-[acyl-carrier-protein] synthase activity [Evidence IEA];~go_function: GO:0016491 - oxidoreductase activity [Evidence IEA];~go_function: GO:0016740 - transferase activity [Evidence IEA];~go_function: GO:0016746 - transferase activity, transferring acyl groups [Evidence IEA];~go_process: GO:0006633 - fatty acid biosynthetic process [Evidence IEA];~go_process: GO:0055114 - oxidation-reduction process [Evidence IEA]), with the translated sequence MDTNGEIRVDVAGLTLSNDTPKPEQSTIAASPKMQNEGPPPIAIVGMAARLPGGVNSIPSMYEFLRDRNDGLCDVPLSRFNINEFHNDGDIPYSMKSQKAYFIDDDVAMMDASFFGLSEVEAAGSDPRARLLLEVVYECLENAGQTGYRGDRIGCYIGAWGADWAELTLKDGQHRNPMIGAAAGSFFLSSYIAWNLDLHGPTMTIETACSSSMVALHEACQALYSGECSSALVGGANLILTPTLHMNLASSGVLSPPGQCKTFDASADGFGRAEAVNAVLIKPLEDAVRDGDRIRAVIRATAVNNDGRTVVLSTPSADAQESLIRSAYRKAGIDAIDDTAYFECHGTGTMVGDVTEMSAVAKVFPSGVHVGSVKPNFGHSEGTSGITSLIKAVVSLERKAILPHIHMVEPNPKIAFESAGLIVPKHEMAWPQGRKERISVNNFGVGGTNVHVILDSASSFGLDSTVSPALNSTNTRLLVLSANSEKSLRNRIEDIEAYIEGNPKHVADLAFTLGERREHLTQRAFMLATEEATGSFNIGAVDTACTPEITFVFTGQGAQWPGMGKSLIQSFDRFRSSIRLLDFALQRVQHPPAWTLQDLLCNDNSSHQLNSAEFAQPLCCAIQIGLVDLLAHWGITPASVIGHSSGEIAAAYAAGALTAEHAIRVAYHRGQISHKVQRRGGMAAISMDREEVTPYLTEGVVIACENSRQSVTLSGDRDVLEGIMERIQSDDPDALCRLLRVDKAYHSPHMQDAADEYEASLEGLQSRGGSSMMPFFSSVTGARITDPSELDGKYWRRNLESPVLFLAATNAILDSKEDTSNSAFVEIGPHSALSGPLRQIISEHQHGGSCSYIPSLVRGEDPKTSVFYTAGNLYNAGASVSFRAINGEGNLLVDLPPYPWQHDTRYWSQTPAVEAWRLRKYPHHELLGSRVLGSTDLEPSWRNTLSLDDAPWLYGHRVLGKTLFPGAGYIAMAGEAIQQITNSSTLKYQINHLVLKSALFIDSNESVELITNLRPARISDIQDSGWYEFSITSVQAGETTRVCVGQVRAAPSSVPSNMPLVDGTQLKRHATSATWYKGLREIGMDYNREFRGLDDISADPIRHVATGTVKTAKVSPSRYVMHPTTIDRCLQLLSVAMFRGLTRSINIRSLPVLFEDIFVSPESEELYVQAQADIGKGNFILGDVGATSQDQRETVLSITGARLHIIGDDTTAVKEGDLASRPVWKPHIDFIPAASMAKPPPPLTLDTEVSDRLVDLFIAETAARVQDIEPSEDHLLKYKRWLSIGQSRIQKQGTWRLPDFGYAPDCPFDSSAPLQMMAWLTEKTEDYAQLIPLVACMHRVLDNIVGVFEGTVNALHLLMENDGLKDVYDVLLSFDSCNEFFTTLGHSNPELNILEVGAGTGSATARFLEYLHAPDGSRLYSKYTFSDVSAGFLAAARERFSRYDGMEYAVLNISEDLAAQGIELGKYNLVIASNVIHATPSLNRSLFNIKKLLAPGGRLFLQELAEECRGAEYIFGLLPGWWVGENDQRVEKPYVSVDRWRQEMKAAGFNGIDFAIHEQTSLLVNLVSSSPLPPVEPAIVNLLVPGEHSQWILDVAKRFTTNGHQVNICTLDQPRPSEGDTISLLDATGPFLFNISTESFQQLKTFLLSPSVKRVLWVTRMSQMACADPRYGLIHGFLRALHGEAHTDGTSLSILDVEEFDQNTISHLLRVYDHLRRIQVSDESRREEYVLCNGIIHVARFEVADMGKELESSVQGSTPRRLGIESTGLLDSMFWREDALSDPKAGEVLIRVAYIGLNFKVNRLPYKSAMLTTAKDIITALGLIATPDQLGLEGSGVVQSVGPGVSTVKPGDRAIFLGPGCFATHILVPCMKVIPLPREWSLEEGATSPIVSLTAAQCLLRMGKLQPGQSVLIHAAAGGVGIAAIRICRGIGAKIHATVGNDAKAQYLMDTFGIPRSDIFHSRDSSFYTDLMRETGGRGVDIVLSSLSGELLQTSWKCVAPGGTMFDISRRDVLADAMLPMKHFVGRRSFVTVDLGEYMEEATDQSANFSIPVNQGLVGPISPVTCFDASDVPAAFRHMQTGQHIGKIVVRIPEDLNTLPTRDTRAEITFSPDYAYLLSGGLGGLGRALSNWMVEKGARCLVYLSPSAGTTDEHRTFAEELKCQSCDVISIQGTAADMSDVQKAISHSPKPVKGVFQLALALKDITFERMTFEDWTIPLTAKVSGTWNLHQAFQNTALDFFVMLGSIAGIAGMTGQCNYSAANTFIHALESHRLALGQPASVLDLGPIADIGYVSRSPVLTKIFSGRFEFQFIKEMEMLDAVEALIYHSTSSRSSLASRYDLNHIILGLTPTAPWIRQRGDTRLAILNNRAQRRQQDPDTVDDIVDFVAQVESEPEVLNRPSTEEFLIVKVGHMIKTPNSKAPAKPDLKALAGIPIDSLIAIEARAWARKRLGVQISLSDITAAGNVKGLVNLAIDGMKKRYSVS